The Candidatus Vesicomyosocius sp. SY067_SCS001 genome includes a window with the following:
- a CDS encoding metal ABC transporter permease, whose product MEDFIFRAILAAIGISIISGSLGCFVIWKRMSYFSESISHSALLGTSLGFVSGLGMHFGLVMVGIIFAIFIVILQRKNFLSNDTILGIFSHIFLSLGIVVLGFIGETNTDYFSLLFGDILSITNSDIIWVYVILTVLGLLLIIFWQRLLLLTLNEELAVAQGLNRDFYQLLFMLMIALAVSVSVQIVGVLLITSLLIIPPAVARAFSNTPSGMVFQSVIISMVAVTIGISVSMFYDVATGPAIVITLGGLFLLSQLAYKKLI is encoded by the coding sequence TTGGAAGATTTTATTTTTAGGGCTATTTTAGCAGCCATTGGCATTTCAATTATTTCAGGTTCATTGGGTTGTTTTGTTATTTGGAAACGTATGAGTTATTTCTCAGAATCTATTTCACATTCAGCACTTTTGGGTACATCTTTAGGTTTTGTTAGTGGCTTAGGAATGCATTTTGGCTTGGTAATGGTAGGTATAATATTTGCAATATTTATTGTTATCTTGCAACGAAAAAATTTTTTATCTAACGATACTATTTTAGGTATTTTTTCACATATTTTTTTATCGTTAGGTATTGTCGTTTTAGGTTTTATTGGCGAAACTAATACGGACTATTTTTCACTCTTATTTGGTGATATTTTATCTATCACTAACTCTGATATTATTTGGGTGTATGTAATTTTGACAGTACTTGGATTACTACTCATTATTTTTTGGCAGCGTTTATTATTACTAACTTTAAATGAAGAATTAGCAGTTGCACAAGGTCTTAATAGAGATTTTTATCAGTTGTTATTTATGTTAATGATTGCGTTAGCTGTGTCTGTTTCAGTACAAATTGTAGGTGTGCTTTTAATTACCTCTTTATTGATTATTCCACCAGCCGTTGCTAGAGCATTTTCTAATACACCTAGCGGCATGGTATTTCAGTCAGTTATTATTTCTATGGTTGCAGTTACTATTGGTATTAGTGTTTCAATGTTTTATGATGTAGCAACAGGACCAGCGATTGTAATTACTCTAGGTGGGTTATTCTTATTATCACAACTTGCATATAAAAAATTAATTTAA
- the fur gene encoding ferric iron uptake transcriptional regulator, whose product MDAQDLKSAGLKVTLPRLKILEILETSDNHHMSAEDIYRTLMMQGAEVGVATIYRVLTQFEEAGMVNKLNFDNGQSVFELSNVEHHDHLVCVKCGKIDEFSDEVIEQHQHDIANKYGYQLTDHCLYLYGFCKGCH is encoded by the coding sequence ATGGATGCTCAGGATTTAAAAAGTGCGGGGCTTAAAGTTACACTACCAAGATTAAAAATTTTGGAAATTTTAGAAACTAGTGATAATCATCATATGAGCGCCGAGGATATTTATCGTACTTTGATGATGCAAGGTGCAGAAGTGGGTGTAGCTACGATTTATAGAGTACTTACTCAGTTTGAAGAGGCAGGCATGGTAAATAAACTTAACTTTGATAATGGTCAAAGTGTGTTTGAGCTATCAAATGTAGAACATCACGATCATCTAGTATGCGTTAAGTGTGGTAAAATTGATGAATTCTCTGATGAGGTAATTGAGCAACATCAGCATGATATTGCTAATAAATATGGTTACCAACTGACCGATCATTGCTTGTATTTATACGGTTTTTGTAAGGGTTGTCACTAA
- a CDS encoding outer membrane protein assembly factor BamE: MNKLTLIVFLILFLSACLPKIPGISLPILYKNDIHQGSILERFKVNQLKLGMSKDEVQNLIGSPSIIDTFHNNQWDYINHSTLHKKNNIHYRLILKFNNNNLIHINTSGISSLSQLTDKERKIENKRIRDKQTSEKAKVVVKITKEKALSKTKILKSNSTTIFIN; this comes from the coding sequence ATGAACAAATTAACTTTGATTGTATTCTTAATTCTATTTCTATCTGCATGTTTACCTAAAATACCAGGCATATCATTACCAATATTATATAAAAATGACATCCATCAAGGATCAATACTGGAAAGATTTAAAGTTAATCAATTAAAATTAGGAATGTCAAAAGATGAAGTACAAAATCTAATTGGTTCACCAAGCATTATTGATACTTTTCATAACAATCAGTGGGATTATATTAATCACTCTACTTTACATAAAAAAAACAATATTCATTATCGCCTGATATTGAAGTTTAATAATAACAATTTGATACATATCAATACCAGTGGTATTAGCTCATTATCACAGTTAACTGACAAAGAAAGAAAAATAGAAAACAAACGTATTAGAGATAAACAAACATCAGAAAAAGCTAAAGTAGTAGTAAAAATTACTAAAGAAAAAGCTTTGTCTAAAACTAAAATATTAAAGAGTAATTCAACCACCATATTCATAAATTAA
- the sppA gene encoding signal peptide peptidase SppA translates to MKRTADEQLADIAQEFVRQNKSKYRWRIIFSILFVSYFIFISYIGVSENGVLKIALKKESPFIAEVVLSGTIQSSGSIDADETIELLRSAFKSENAKAIILRINSPGGSPVQSSRIYKAIIRLKKQFDKKFYVVVEDVCASGCYYIASAADEIYADESSIIGSIGVIMSSFGAVDAIKKLGIKRRLYTAGKYKGLLDPFSPENEKILEHIQTHVLDKLHQNFINAVKAGRGDKLSKHKDLFTGLIWLGQDANKLGLIDGIADTNYVAKHIIGIDSRVLFEKEKTLLEQLTEVSINGIALAISDKLISKNLIGFYR, encoded by the coding sequence ATGAAACGTACCGCTGATGAACAACTAGCCGATATTGCACAAGAATTTGTACGTCAAAATAAATCCAAATATCGTTGGCGTATTATATTTAGTATATTATTTGTTAGTTATTTTATTTTTATATCTTATATTGGTGTGAGCGAAAATGGCGTATTAAAGATAGCACTTAAAAAAGAATCTCCTTTTATTGCTGAAGTAGTGCTAAGTGGCACCATTCAAAGTTCAGGTTCAATTGATGCTGATGAGACTATTGAGTTATTACGTAGTGCATTTAAGTCAGAAAATGCAAAAGCTATTATCTTAAGAATTAATTCACCAGGTGGTTCGCCTGTACAATCCAGTAGGATTTATAAGGCTATTATTCGTTTAAAAAAACAATTTGATAAAAAATTTTATGTGGTGGTTGAAGATGTTTGTGCTTCAGGTTGTTATTATATCGCTTCAGCTGCTGATGAAATATATGCCGATGAATCTTCAATTATTGGTAGTATTGGTGTTATTATGTCTAGTTTTGGCGCAGTTGATGCCATTAAAAAATTAGGTATTAAAAGACGGCTCTATACCGCAGGAAAATATAAGGGCTTGTTAGACCCTTTTTCTCCAGAAAATGAAAAAATATTAGAGCACATTCAAACTCATGTATTAGATAAATTGCATCAAAATTTTATTAATGCTGTTAAAGCAGGTAGAGGTGACAAGCTATCAAAACATAAAGATTTGTTTACAGGTTTGATTTGGCTAGGTCAAGATGCTAATAAATTAGGGTTAATAGATGGTATTGCAGATACGAATTATGTTGCTAAACATATTATTGGTATTGATTCAAGAGTTTTATTTGAAAAAGAAAAGACTCTATTAGAACAATTAACTGAAGTAAGTATTAATGGTATTGCATTGGCTATTAGTGATAAGTTAATATCTAAAAATTTAATTGGATTTTACAGGTAG
- the ccmA gene encoding cytochrome c biogenesis heme-transporting ATPase CcmA: MLKVDNLSCQKGYNLLFSNLSFKVNSGDILRITGTNGSGKTSLLKILAGLDVQEQGNVFLDNHKLKSEAYQKEIFYLGHLSALSQELSTLENLEFLTELNKSTKQIQLTKALKSIGLKGYENEYCDKLSAGQKRRVILAGLFISNAKIWLLDEPFTALDTEGVTIIESRITKHCKQGGLCLFTTHQNSNLLNQKVLEL, from the coding sequence ATGTTAAAAGTAGATAATCTTAGTTGCCAAAAAGGCTACAACCTTTTATTCAGCAATCTTTCTTTTAAAGTTAACTCAGGTGATATTTTACGCATTACTGGAACTAATGGTAGTGGTAAAACTTCACTTCTTAAAATTCTAGCCGGGCTTGATGTCCAAGAACAAGGTAATGTTTTTTTAGACAATCATAAACTCAAGTCAGAAGCCTACCAAAAAGAAATTTTTTATTTAGGCCACTTGTCAGCACTCAGTCAAGAATTAAGCACTCTTGAGAATCTTGAATTTTTGACAGAGCTTAATAAATCTACCAAACAAATACAATTAACTAAAGCATTAAAAAGTATCGGTTTAAAAGGTTATGAAAATGAATACTGTGACAAGCTTTCAGCAGGGCAGAAACGACGTGTTATCCTAGCAGGCTTATTCATTTCTAATGCGAAAATTTGGCTATTAGATGAACCTTTTACTGCACTTGATACTGAGGGGGTAACAATCATTGAAAGTAGAATTACAAAACACTGTAAGCAAGGTGGATTATGCTTATTTACTACACATCAAAATTCAAACCTCCTTAATCAAAAAGTGTTAGAACTATGA
- the ccmB gene encoding heme exporter protein CcmB: MNIYLQALKRDLRIAVRNPSSILNPLLFFIISVSLFPLAISSEAAILSTIGSGIIWVTSMLSMLLSLNALFHHDFENGVLEQIVISHHSLPLLILSKITAHWILTGIPIILLSPLFGLFLFLDNNGVYVLMITLLLATPSLSLIGAIGASLIVGIKNSGMLLSLLILPLYIPILIFASSAVSQAQFGLVITGQLYFLATILILSLMSAPFISGIALKISLE; the protein is encoded by the coding sequence ATGAATATTTACCTACAAGCATTAAAACGTGACTTACGTATTGCTGTTCGCAACCCTTCTAGTATACTAAACCCTTTGTTATTTTTTATAATATCAGTATCATTATTTCCCTTAGCTATTAGCTCTGAGGCTGCTATACTCTCCACAATTGGATCAGGCATTATCTGGGTTACTTCAATGCTCTCCATGTTACTTTCACTTAATGCTTTATTTCATCATGATTTTGAAAATGGTGTTTTAGAACAAATAGTGATTTCTCACCATTCACTACCTTTACTTATTCTATCAAAAATTACCGCTCATTGGATTTTGACTGGTATTCCTATTATTCTATTATCTCCTTTATTTGGATTATTTTTATTTCTTGATAACAATGGTGTTTATGTATTAATGATAACGCTATTATTAGCCACTCCAAGTTTAAGTCTTATTGGAGCTATTGGGGCTTCACTTATTGTTGGTATAAAAAATTCTGGCATGTTATTATCTTTGCTGATACTACCTTTGTATATTCCTATTCTTATTTTTGCTTCAAGTGCTGTCTCTCAAGCACAATTTGGTTTAGTAATTACAGGTCAATTGTATTTTTTAGCTACCATTCTCATATTAAGTTTAATGAGTGCACCATTTATTAGTGGTATTGCTTTAAAGATAAGCCTAGAATAA
- the metK gene encoding methionine adenosyltransferase, with protein sequence MIFTSESVSAGHPDKICDQISDAILDAALTQDKNSRVAVETLVKGNHVVLAGEITTGANIDYEKIVRNTIIDIGYDKQEYGFNGNTCNITNLLGEQSQDIAIGVNESSNHEQGAGDQGLMFGYACNTTDTLMPAPILYAHLLVARQAKLMKDGVLPWLRPDAKSQVSMIYNGHKIVGIDAVVLSTQHDNDISLTDLRKVILEKVIKPVLPSKWLSNKTQYHINSTGHFVIGGPVGDAGLTGRKIIVDTYGGMARHGGGAFSGKDPSKVDRSTAYATRYIAKNIVAAGLADRCEIQVSYAIGVAEPISINVETFGTGKISNQAIEHLIHKHFDLRPKGLIEMLDLKRPIYQQTASYGHFGRTENDISWEKTDRAHLLR encoded by the coding sequence ATGATATTCACTTCTGAATCTGTATCCGCTGGACACCCTGATAAGATTTGTGATCAAATTTCTGATGCTATCTTAGATGCAGCATTAACACAAGATAAAAACTCACGTGTTGCTGTTGAAACATTAGTTAAGGGTAATCATGTCGTACTAGCTGGAGAAATTACCACAGGCGCCAATATTGATTATGAAAAAATTGTGCGTAATACTATTATTGATATTGGTTATGACAAACAAGAGTATGGTTTTAACGGCAACACTTGTAATATTACCAATTTACTAGGCGAACAATCTCAAGACATTGCTATAGGTGTTAACGAATCATCTAATCACGAACAAGGGGCAGGAGACCAAGGTTTAATGTTTGGTTATGCTTGTAATACAACTGATACATTGATGCCAGCCCCTATTCTATATGCGCATCTTTTGGTTGCGCGTCAAGCGAAACTAATGAAAGATGGTGTATTACCTTGGTTACGCCCAGATGCAAAATCTCAAGTATCCATGATATATAACGGTCATAAAATCGTAGGTATTGATGCCGTCGTTTTATCAACCCAACATGATAATGATATTTCGCTTACAGATTTACGAAAAGTTATCTTAGAAAAAGTAATAAAACCCGTACTACCTAGTAAATGGCTAAGTAATAAAACTCAATATCACATCAACTCAACAGGTCATTTTGTCATTGGTGGTCCGGTAGGTGATGCAGGCTTAACAGGTCGTAAAATTATTGTCGATACTTATGGGGGTATGGCCAGACATGGTGGTGGTGCATTTTCTGGTAAAGACCCATCAAAAGTTGACCGTTCTACAGCATATGCAACACGTTATATAGCTAAAAATATTGTTGCTGCTGGTTTGGCTGATAGATGTGAAATTCAAGTCTCTTATGCTATTGGTGTAGCAGAACCTATCTCAATTAATGTAGAAACCTTTGGTACAGGAAAAATCAGTAATCAAGCAATTGAACATTTAATACATAAACACTTTGATTTACGTCCTAAAGGCTTAATTGAAATGCTTGATCTTAAACGCCCTATCTATCAACAAACCGCTAGTTATGGCCACTTTGGACGTACAGAAAATGACATTAGTTGGGAAAAAACTGATCGCGCTCACTTACTAAGATAA
- a CDS encoding adenosylhomocysteinase, whose product MNNSTLNNKDYKIADIKLADYGRKEIELAEAEMPTLMALREKYKNKQPLKNAKIIGCVHMTIQTAVLIETLIDLGSQVRWSSCNIFSTQDHAASAMVVADIPTFAWKGETEEEFLWCIEQTILKNGKPWAANMVIDDGGDLTQILHEKYPEMLANIHGISEETTTGVHRLLEMMKKGLLKVPAINVNDSVTKSKNDNKYGCRHSLNDAIKRSTDMLMSGKKVLIIGYGDVGKGSAQSLRQENMIVKISEIDPICAMQACMDGFEIISPYINGINTGLINDINKDLLNTTDLIVTATGNINVCDNAMLQTLKSGAVVCNIGHFDNEIDTQYMRDNWRWDEIKPQVHRIFRTDNKNDYLILLSEGRLVNLGNATGHPSRIMDGSFANQVLAQIYLFNAKFADNGGNIYVKVLPKKLDEEVAAGMVSGFNGVLTILTATQAHYINVPKNGPFKPESYKY is encoded by the coding sequence GTGAATAACTCAACCTTAAATAATAAAGATTACAAAATCGCTGATATAAAACTAGCTGATTATGGTCGTAAAGAAATAGAGCTTGCAGAAGCGGAAATGCCAACACTTATGGCACTTAGAGAAAAATATAAAAATAAACAACCTTTAAAAAATGCTAAAATTATTGGCTGTGTTCACATGACTATTCAAACCGCTGTTTTAATTGAAACACTAATCGATTTAGGTTCTCAAGTACGTTGGTCAAGTTGCAATATTTTCTCCACTCAAGACCACGCTGCTAGTGCTATGGTAGTAGCTGATATCCCAACCTTTGCCTGGAAAGGCGAAACTGAAGAGGAATTTTTATGGTGTATTGAACAAACTATTTTAAAAAATGGTAAACCTTGGGCGGCCAATATGGTGATTGATGATGGTGGAGATTTAACCCAAATATTACACGAAAAATATCCAGAAATGTTAGCTAACATTCACGGTATTTCTGAAGAAACCACAACAGGTGTCCATCGCTTATTAGAAATGATGAAAAAAGGCTTACTTAAGGTCCCTGCTATTAATGTAAACGACTCAGTGACTAAGTCAAAAAATGACAATAAATACGGTTGTCGTCACTCTCTAAATGATGCTATTAAACGTAGTACTGATATGCTCATGTCAGGCAAAAAAGTACTAATAATTGGATATGGCGATGTTGGTAAGGGATCTGCACAAAGCCTACGTCAAGAAAACATGATTGTTAAAATCAGTGAAATTGACCCAATTTGTGCAATGCAAGCTTGCATGGATGGTTTTGAAATTATTTCTCCTTATATCAACGGCATCAATACAGGTTTAATTAACGACATTAATAAAGATCTGCTAAATACAACTGATTTAATCGTAACCGCTACAGGTAATATTAATGTTTGTGACAATGCCATGCTACAAACCCTTAAATCAGGAGCAGTAGTTTGCAATATTGGACATTTTGATAATGAAATTGACACTCAATATATGCGTGATAATTGGCGTTGGGATGAGATCAAACCTCAAGTTCATCGTATTTTTAGAACAGACAATAAAAATGACTATTTAATTTTACTGTCCGAAGGTCGTTTAGTAAATTTAGGCAATGCAACAGGACATCCAAGCCGTATCATGGATGGCTCATTTGCCAATCAAGTCTTGGCACAAATTTACTTGTTTAATGCAAAATTTGCCGATAATGGAGGTAATATTTATGTTAAAGTTCTTCCTAAAAAACTAGATGAAGAGGTAGCTGCAGGTATGGTGAGCGGTTTTAATGGCGTACTTACGATACTGACAGCTACTCAAGCTCATTACATTAATGTCCCAAAAAATGGTCCGTTCAAGCCTGAGAGTTATAAGTATTAA
- the glyQ gene encoding glycine--tRNA ligase subunit alpha, translating into MSIQNLDTCVSFQNLILKLQTFWNSKGCALLQPFDMEMGAGTFHPATFLRAIGPEPWKAAYVQPSRRPTDGRYGKNPNRLQHYYQFQVLLKPSPINIQDLYLESLAKINIDLTKHDIRFVEDNWESPTLGAWGLGWEVWLNGMEISQFTYFQQVGGLTCKPISGELTYGLERLSMYLQGVDSVFDLIWVEGISYSDVFHQNEIEQSQYNFEIANTEVLFRQFDEAETMHEKLIERLLPYPAHEQVIKASHLFNLLDARHAISVTDRARFIRKVRAMSKKVAQTYYDSRKALNFPMLKQLTKVKPSKK; encoded by the coding sequence ATGTCAATTCAAAATTTGGATACTTGTGTTTCATTCCAAAATTTAATCTTAAAACTACAAACTTTTTGGAACTCAAAAGGATGTGCTCTATTGCAACCTTTTGATATGGAAATGGGGGCTGGAACCTTTCACCCTGCTACATTTCTAAGAGCTATTGGTCCTGAACCTTGGAAAGCAGCTTATGTACAACCATCCCGTCGCCCTACCGATGGCCGCTATGGAAAAAATCCAAATCGATTACAACATTATTATCAATTTCAAGTGTTACTCAAACCATCACCAATAAATATTCAAGATTTATATTTAGAATCTTTAGCTAAAATTAATATTGATTTAACTAAGCATGATATACGCTTTGTAGAAGATAATTGGGAATCACCAACTTTAGGAGCTTGGGGTTTGGGTTGGGAAGTTTGGTTAAACGGTATGGAAATTTCTCAATTTACCTACTTTCAACAAGTTGGCGGCTTAACTTGTAAACCTATATCAGGGGAACTTACTTACGGATTAGAACGTTTATCTATGTACTTACAAGGTGTTGATAGTGTATTTGATTTAATTTGGGTTGAAGGAATTAGTTATTCTGATGTGTTTCATCAAAATGAAATTGAACAATCGCAATATAACTTTGAGATTGCTAATACCGAAGTATTATTCAGGCAATTCGATGAAGCAGAAACTATGCATGAAAAACTAATTGAAAGATTATTGCCCTACCCTGCTCATGAGCAAGTCATTAAAGCTTCACATTTATTTAATTTACTTGATGCGCGTCATGCTATTAGCGTAACAGATCGCGCACGGTTTATTCGTAAAGTACGTGCTATGAGTAAAAAGGTGGCACAAACTTATTACGACTCACGTAAAGCTTTAAACTTTCCAATGCTTAAACAACTCACGAAAGTCAAGCCAAGTAAGAAATAA
- a CDS encoding YqaA family protein, which yields MNIFAKIYLRILNLVESKYIIYYLSVVSFLESSILPYPPPDIILAPMTLKHPEKAYYFAFICTIFSVLGGLIGYFIGEILLQFLLNFELIKPESVTYIKTSFNTYGIWAVGIVAFSPIPYKLATITAGIMSMALLPFIIISIITRATRYYLVVSLIKAYGQQYDQWLKKYINHLGYILIIVIALGAWYAS from the coding sequence ATGAATATATTTGCCAAAATTTATTTAAGGATTCTTAACTTGGTTGAAAGCAAATATATCATTTACTACTTATCAGTAGTTAGTTTTTTAGAGTCTAGTATTTTACCTTACCCACCACCTGATATAATACTAGCGCCAATGACACTCAAACACCCTGAAAAAGCTTACTATTTTGCTTTTATTTGTACTATTTTTTCAGTATTAGGCGGCTTAATCGGGTACTTTATAGGTGAGATATTATTACAATTTTTGCTAAATTTTGAACTTATCAAACCAGAATCAGTCACATATATAAAGACATCTTTTAATACTTATGGTATTTGGGCAGTTGGTATTGTAGCATTTAGCCCTATTCCTTATAAATTGGCTACCATTACTGCTGGTATTATGTCCATGGCATTATTGCCATTTATTATTATTTCAATCATTACACGTGCAACTAGATATTATCTAGTTGTTTCACTAATCAAAGCTTATGGTCAACAATATGATCAGTGGCTAAAAAAATATATCAATCATTTAGGCTATATTTTAATTATAGTTATTGCACTAGGTGCTTGGTATGCCAGTTAA
- a CDS encoding murein hydrolase activator EnvC family protein: MPVKLLTLGLSLLLITSCFYPQQEVIIIEKSTNLQNIKKINKKINIWSMPVESNISKTFSIKNKHLGLTFNTNTGKNVRTIRNGEVVYAGDKIKNHGKMIIIRHPFGFYSSYTQNKTLMVKNGDSVTKGQIIAITGNVPFYFEMKKFQQTINPLKYLK, encoded by the coding sequence ATGCCAGTTAAACTTTTAACTCTTGGGCTAAGCTTGTTATTAATAACAAGTTGTTTTTATCCTCAACAAGAAGTTATAATTATTGAGAAATCTACCAATCTACAAAACATTAAAAAGATAAACAAAAAAATCAATATATGGTCTATGCCAGTTGAAAGTAATATAAGCAAGACCTTCTCAATAAAAAATAAACATTTAGGATTAACTTTCAATACCAATACTGGAAAAAATGTACGTACTATTCGTAATGGTGAGGTAGTCTATGCTGGTGATAAAATAAAAAATCACGGGAAAATGATTATTATTCGTCACCCTTTTGGATTTTACAGCTCATATACACAAAATAAGACTTTAATGGTGAAAAATGGAGATTCTGTTACCAAAGGACAAATAATTGCCATTACTGGTAATGTTCCATTCTACTTTGAAATGAAAAAGTTTCAACAAACAATTAACCCACTCAAGTATCTAAAATAA
- the miaB gene encoding tRNA (N6-isopentenyl adenosine(37)-C2)-methylthiotransferase MiaB, producing the protein MQNNHCINKLYIRTFGCQMNEYDSNKMVDILKHSHDLTLTDDATSADVLLLNTCSIREKAQNKLFHQLGRWSKLKDKNPNLIIGVGGCVASQEGKLILKRAPYVDIIFGPQTLHRLPKMLNDTLNNKKTSIDISFPEIEKFDHLPKPKTNSVTAFVSIIEGCSKYCTFCIVPYTRGEEISRPFNDVINEVKILASQGVREVNLLGQNVNAYQGSMNDGEISDLALLINIIAQISGIKRIRYTTSHPTQFSDSLIEAYAEVPELVSHLHLPVQSGSDKILRLMKRGYMSIEYKSKIKKLRKIRPDISISSDFIIGFPGENEKDFLDTITLIDEIGFDKSFSFIYSPRPGTPAASYPDNVDMQVKKQRLALIQKTINNNTEHISKLMIGSIQKVLVENITKRGNELFGRTENMRNTHFKGDKSLIGQIVNVKITKGRGNSLMGDLLT; encoded by the coding sequence ATGCAAAATAACCATTGTATAAATAAATTATACATTCGTACTTTTGGGTGTCAAATGAATGAATATGATTCTAATAAAATGGTTGATATACTTAAACATTCCCATGACCTAACACTAACTGATGATGCAACTAGTGCTGACGTATTATTACTTAACACTTGTTCAATTCGTGAAAAAGCCCAAAATAAATTATTCCATCAGCTTGGTCGTTGGAGTAAGTTAAAAGACAAAAATCCTAATTTAATTATTGGAGTAGGCGGTTGTGTCGCTTCACAAGAAGGTAAGTTAATCCTTAAACGTGCACCTTATGTGGATATTATTTTTGGTCCACAAACCTTGCATAGATTGCCAAAGATGCTTAATGATACACTCAATAATAAGAAAACTAGTATTGATATTTCATTTCCAGAAATTGAAAAGTTTGATCATCTACCAAAACCAAAAACCAATTCTGTTACCGCTTTTGTCTCAATTATAGAAGGTTGTAGTAAATATTGTACATTTTGTATTGTACCTTACACACGCGGTGAAGAAATATCACGTCCATTTAATGATGTCATAAATGAAGTTAAAATTTTAGCCAGTCAAGGTGTTAGAGAGGTTAACTTGCTTGGACAAAATGTCAATGCATATCAAGGTTCTATGAATGATGGAGAGATTTCTGATCTGGCGCTGTTAATCAATATTATAGCACAAATTAGCGGCATTAAACGTATTCGATACACTACCTCACACCCAACTCAATTTAGTGATAGTTTAATAGAAGCTTACGCTGAAGTACCAGAATTAGTTTCACATTTGCACTTACCTGTTCAAAGCGGCTCTGATAAAATTCTTAGATTAATGAAGCGCGGATATATGTCTATTGAATACAAATCTAAAATTAAAAAATTACGTAAAATTCGCCCAGATATATCTATATCAAGTGATTTTATTATCGGTTTTCCAGGCGAAAATGAAAAAGATTTTCTTGATACCATAACACTGATTGATGAAATTGGCTTTGATAAATCATTTAGTTTTATCTATTCCCCCCGACCTGGCACACCAGCTGCAAGTTATCCTGATAATGTCGATATGCAGGTTAAAAAACAGCGTCTAGCACTGATACAAAAAACAATAAACAACAACACTGAACACATCTCTAAATTAATGATTGGTAGTATACAAAAAGTATTGGTAGAAAATATAACTAAAAGAGGAAATGAATTATTTGGACGTACAGAAAATATGCGTAACACGCATTTTAAAGGTGACAAATCTCTAATTGGTCAAATTGTCAATGTAAAAATCACCAAAGGTCGTGGTAATTCTTTAATGGGTGATTTGCTAACTTAA
- a CDS encoding SCO family protein: MNNKLFSGIVVVVLVISTLYFVNSSKGYQDLEKQLKVSYILHNPDKKLSSFSLVDHNNNKFDNNNFKGKWTLLSFIYTHCPDVCPTVLMDMSILKSTLIKRGVSIIPNLVAITFDPARDTPSVLKTYVTHFDKDFLGVSGDQVQINQLIRPFGVYYERVVYEKNGKLIIFKNDKLLSKDILESGYLINHTAWIYLLNPDGQIFAGFPTPHDPIKIADDIEFIINNY, from the coding sequence ATGAATAATAAATTATTTAGTGGTATTGTGGTAGTTGTGTTGGTCATTTCTACATTATATTTTGTAAACTCTAGTAAAGGTTATCAAGATTTAGAAAAACAACTTAAAGTTTCTTATATCCTTCATAATCCTGATAAAAAATTGTCTTCTTTTTCGTTAGTTGACCATAACAATAATAAATTTGATAATAATAACTTTAAAGGAAAATGGACGTTACTATCCTTTATTTATACACACTGTCCAGATGTATGTCCTACTGTATTAATGGATATGTCAATACTCAAGTCTACTTTGATTAAAAGAGGTGTAAGTATTATACCAAACCTTGTTGCTATTACCTTTGATCCAGCTAGAGATACACCTAGTGTGTTAAAAACTTATGTGACTCATTTTGATAAGGACTTTTTAGGCGTGTCTGGTGATCAAGTACAAATTAATCAGCTTATTAGACCATTTGGTGTATATTATGAACGGGTGGTTTATGAAAAAAATGGTAAGTTAATAATATTTAAAAATGATAAGCTTTTATCAAAAGATATTCTAGAATCTGGCTACTTAATTAATCATACCGCTTGGATTTATCTACTCAATCCAGATGGGCAAATATTTGCTGGCTTTCCTACTCCGCATGACCCGATTAAAATTGCAGATGATATTGAATTTATCATTAATAATTATTGA